From the genome of Chania multitudinisentens RB-25, one region includes:
- the rsmB gene encoding 16S rRNA (cytosine(967)-C(5))-methyltransferase RsmB: MKNNYNLRSYAAKAIGQVLDQGQSLSTILPTLQKNISDKDRALLQELCFGTLRVLPQLEWCIQQLMAKPMTGKQRTLHYLLMVGLYQLLYTRIPPHAVLAETVEGAVALKRPQLKGLINGVLRQFQRQQEELLTRAANNESRYLHPSWLLKRIKQAYPAYWEQIVDANNQKPPMWLRVNRLHHSREAYLQLMQQAGIAAEPHDEYRDAVRLLTPCAVTELPGFVDGWVSVQDASAQGCVDLLDPQDGEQILDLCAAPGGKTTHILEAAPKAHVMAVDIDEQRLKRVKENLQRLRLHAEIKLGDGRTPTEWCGDKQFDRILLDAPCSATGVIRRHPDIKWLRRDSDIAELASLQGEILSAIWPHLKSGGVMVYATCSILPQENSEQITAFLKHHNDAKLVETGNNQSPGRQNLPHPEGGDGFFYAKLIKI, from the coding sequence ATGAAAAATAATTACAATCTCCGCAGCTACGCAGCCAAAGCCATCGGTCAGGTATTGGATCAGGGGCAGTCACTCAGCACTATTCTGCCTACATTACAAAAGAACATTTCCGACAAAGACCGTGCTCTGTTACAGGAGCTTTGTTTTGGCACCCTGCGAGTGCTGCCGCAGCTCGAATGGTGCATTCAGCAATTGATGGCCAAACCCATGACCGGCAAGCAGCGCACGCTGCATTATCTGCTGATGGTCGGCTTGTACCAGTTACTGTATACCCGCATTCCCCCGCACGCAGTGCTGGCTGAAACCGTAGAAGGTGCAGTTGCCTTGAAACGCCCGCAGTTGAAGGGCTTGATAAATGGCGTCCTACGCCAATTCCAGCGGCAGCAAGAAGAGTTATTAACCCGCGCTGCCAATAACGAGAGCCGTTACCTGCACCCAAGCTGGCTGCTCAAACGCATCAAACAGGCCTATCCTGCTTACTGGGAACAGATCGTTGATGCCAACAATCAGAAACCCCCGATGTGGTTACGCGTTAATCGCCTGCACCATAGCCGTGAAGCGTATCTGCAACTAATGCAACAGGCAGGCATCGCCGCTGAACCTCATGATGAATATCGTGACGCTGTACGTTTGCTGACACCTTGTGCCGTGACGGAACTGCCGGGTTTTGTTGACGGCTGGGTTAGCGTACAGGATGCTTCCGCTCAAGGCTGTGTCGATCTGCTAGATCCGCAAGATGGTGAACAGATCCTCGATCTATGCGCCGCACCTGGCGGGAAAACCACCCATATTCTGGAGGCCGCACCAAAAGCCCATGTGATGGCTGTCGATATTGATGAACAGCGCTTAAAACGGGTAAAAGAAAACCTACAGCGCTTGCGTCTGCACGCTGAAATAAAGTTGGGTGATGGCCGTACACCAACAGAATGGTGCGGTGATAAACAATTTGATCGCATTCTGTTGGATGCACCCTGTTCCGCCACCGGCGTCATTCGCCGCCACCCGGATATCAAATGGCTACGCCGGGATAGCGATATCGCCGAATTAGCCAGCCTGCAAGGTGAGATTCTGTCAGCCATCTGGCCACATTTGAAATCAGGCGGTGTGATGGTCTATGCGACTTGCTCTATCTTGCCGCAAGAAAACAGCGAACAGATAACCGCTTTCCTGAAACACCACAATGACGCCAAATTAGTTGAAACCGGTAACAACCAATCACCAGGTAGGCAAAATCTTCCTCATCCTGAGGGCGGAGATGGTTTCTTTTACGCTAAGCTGATTAAAATATAA
- the fmt gene encoding methionyl-tRNA formyltransferase — translation MSDSLRIIFAGTPDFAARHLDALLSSRHQIVGVFTQPDRPAGRGNKLTPSPVKVLAEQRQIPVFQPKSLRPEDNQRLVAELNADVMVVVAYGLILPKAVLEMPRLGCINVHGSLLPRWRGAAPIQRALWAGDSETGVTIMQMDVGLDTGDMMHKISCPIESTDTSASLYDKLAELGPQGLLATLQQLANGMVKREVQDETRVTYAEKLSKEEARLDWNLSAVQLERCIRAFNPWPVSYFTIEDQPVKAWQATVLAETSGAQPGTIVHADKHGIQVATADGILNLAQLQPAGKKPMSAQDLLNSRREWFIPGNQL, via the coding sequence GTGTCTGACTCTTTACGGATTATTTTTGCAGGAACTCCAGACTTTGCAGCGCGTCACCTTGACGCGCTGTTGTCATCTAGGCACCAGATTGTCGGCGTATTCACTCAGCCTGACCGCCCCGCTGGCCGCGGCAATAAACTGACGCCAAGCCCGGTCAAAGTGTTGGCGGAACAACGTCAGATCCCGGTGTTTCAGCCTAAATCTCTGCGCCCAGAAGATAATCAGCGTCTGGTTGCCGAGCTCAATGCCGACGTGATGGTTGTGGTTGCTTATGGCTTAATCTTGCCGAAAGCCGTGTTGGAGATGCCACGTCTGGGCTGCATCAATGTCCATGGTTCCCTTCTGCCACGCTGGCGTGGCGCTGCACCTATCCAACGCGCTTTGTGGGCGGGTGACAGCGAAACGGGCGTGACAATCATGCAGATGGATGTTGGGCTTGATACTGGTGACATGATGCACAAGATCAGTTGCCCAATTGAATCCACCGATACCAGTGCTAGCCTGTACGACAAATTAGCGGAGCTGGGGCCACAAGGGTTGCTGGCAACATTGCAACAATTGGCTAACGGTATGGTTAAGCGCGAGGTACAAGATGAAACACGGGTTACCTACGCTGAAAAGCTGAGCAAGGAAGAAGCTCGTCTGGATTGGAACCTGTCAGCGGTTCAGCTTGAACGGTGTATTCGTGCTTTCAATCCATGGCCAGTCAGCTATTTCACTATCGAAGATCAACCAGTAAAAGCCTGGCAGGCAACAGTTTTGGCCGAAACATCTGGCGCGCAACCAGGTACTATCGTTCATGCCGACAAACATGGCATACAGGTTGCCACCGCTGATGGTATTCTGAACCTGGCACAATTGCAGCCAGCAGGTAAAAAACCGATGTCGGCACAGGATTTATTGAATTCACGCCGAGAATGGTTCATACCGGGTAACCAGTTATAA
- the def gene encoding peptide deformylase, which translates to MSVLQVLHFPDERLRKVAAPVKEVNADIQRIVDDMFETMYAEDGIGLAATQVDIHQRIIVIDVSENRDEPLVLINPELLEKHGETGIEEGCLSVPEHRALVPRAEKVKVRALNREGQPFELEADELLAICIQHEMDHLIGKLFVDYLSPLKRQRIRQKLEKMAKLSARA; encoded by the coding sequence ATGTCAGTCTTGCAGGTATTACATTTCCCAGACGAGCGGCTACGCAAAGTTGCAGCCCCGGTAAAAGAAGTCAATGCAGATATCCAGCGCATCGTGGATGATATGTTTGAAACCATGTACGCAGAGGACGGTATTGGCTTGGCAGCGACACAGGTGGATATTCATCAGCGCATTATCGTCATTGACGTTTCTGAGAACCGCGACGAACCGCTGGTGCTGATCAATCCAGAATTACTGGAAAAGCACGGTGAAACCGGTATCGAAGAAGGCTGTCTGTCCGTTCCTGAGCATCGCGCTCTGGTGCCACGAGCAGAAAAAGTGAAAGTCCGCGCACTTAATCGCGAAGGGCAACCTTTTGAGCTCGAAGCCGATGAATTGTTGGCTATTTGTATCCAGCATGAAATGGATCATCTGATTGGTAAGCTGTTTGTCGATTACCTTTCTCCGCTTAAGCGCCAGCGTATCCGTCAGAAACTGGAAAAAATGGCCAAGCTTAGTGCCCGAGCCTAA
- the dprA gene encoding DNA-protecting protein DprA, producing the protein MQPEEIALRMQTVTGISAPQASQIIHQLAAERGNPYSLLRPLGLNDKQQEQFRHIPARYLQATLKWLEEEGNQMVIYGEASFPELLTHIDNAPLLLMMKGSPAALQLPQIAMVGSRQFSHYGEHWGNDFATGLVYCGFAVTSGMAIGIDGICHRAALAAQGVTIAVLGSGLANIYPRRHRRLAEQIVEQGGAVVSEHLVTDLPLADHFPRRNRIISGLSMGVVVIEASLRSGSLITARYALEQGREVFALPGALGSPMSEGTHWLIQQGASLVTSPKDIAEQLGSGLHWLPMNENTIISASEAQVELPFGDVLANVGYEVTPVDVVAARAGQPVPEVVIKLLDLELAGWIAVVPGGYVRLRRAGHVRRTHVLV; encoded by the coding sequence ATGCAGCCAGAGGAAATCGCTCTACGGATGCAAACGGTAACAGGGATAAGTGCGCCGCAAGCTAGCCAAATCATCCATCAACTGGCCGCAGAGCGGGGCAATCCTTATTCGTTGTTAAGGCCACTAGGTCTGAACGATAAACAGCAGGAGCAATTCCGCCATATACCCGCTCGTTACTTACAGGCAACGCTCAAGTGGTTGGAGGAAGAGGGGAATCAGATGGTGATCTACGGTGAAGCGAGTTTTCCTGAACTGTTGACACATATCGATAATGCACCGCTACTACTGATGATGAAAGGAAGCCCTGCTGCTCTGCAATTGCCACAGATCGCCATGGTGGGCAGCCGCCAGTTCAGCCATTATGGTGAACATTGGGGAAATGATTTTGCTACCGGATTGGTATATTGCGGTTTTGCAGTTACCAGTGGAATGGCAATTGGCATTGATGGGATCTGTCATCGTGCGGCTTTGGCTGCTCAAGGGGTGACGATTGCCGTATTGGGGAGCGGTTTAGCAAATATCTATCCGCGTCGCCATCGGCGTCTGGCTGAACAAATCGTTGAGCAAGGTGGGGCCGTGGTTTCTGAACATCTGGTTACCGATTTACCGTTGGCCGATCATTTCCCACGCCGTAACCGCATTATCAGTGGGTTGAGTATGGGGGTGGTGGTTATAGAAGCTTCACTACGCAGCGGTTCATTGATTACTGCTCGTTATGCATTGGAGCAGGGGCGTGAAGTATTTGCCCTGCCAGGAGCACTGGGCAGCCCAATGAGTGAAGGGACACATTGGTTAATTCAGCAGGGAGCCAGCTTAGTTACCAGCCCGAAAGATATCGCAGAACAACTAGGAAGTGGTCTGCACTGGTTGCCTATGAACGAAAATACAATTATTTCTGCATCAGAAGCTCAAGTTGAATTGCCATTTGGCGATGTGTTGGCTAACGTAGGATATGAGGTGACACCTGTTGATGTCGTCGCTGCACGTGCCGGCCAACCTGTGCCAGAGGTGGTAATTAAATTACTCGATCTGGAGTTAGCAGGGTGGATCGCAGTTGTACCCGGCGGCTATGTCCGATTAAGGAGGGCAGGCCATGTTCGACGTACTCATGTACTTGTTTGA
- the smg gene encoding DUF494 family protein Smg yields the protein MFDVLMYLFETYIHNEPEMSVDQDTLTADLAEAGFDRDDIYNALNWLEKLADLQEGENAPYFMDADPLAMRIYTEEESVRLDASCRGFLLFLEQIQVLNLETREMVIDRVMALDNTEFDLEDLKWVVLMVLFNIPGYESAYQQMEELLFEVNEGYLH from the coding sequence ATGTTCGACGTACTCATGTACTTGTTTGAAACTTATATCCACAATGAGCCAGAGATGTCTGTTGATCAGGATACCTTGACCGCTGATCTTGCCGAAGCAGGATTTGATCGGGATGATATCTACAACGCGTTGAATTGGCTTGAGAAGCTTGCAGACCTCCAGGAAGGTGAAAATGCACCTTACTTTATGGATGCCGATCCGCTGGCAATGCGGATTTACACCGAAGAAGAAAGTGTGCGTTTAGACGCCAGTTGTCGTGGTTTTCTCCTGTTCCTAGAACAGATTCAGGTATTGAACCTCGAAACCCGTGAAATGGTTATCGATCGTGTTATGGCTTTGGATAACACGGAATTCGATCTCGAAGATCTGAAATGGGTAGTGCTGATGGTGCTGTTTAATATCCCCGGATATGAAAGCGCTTATCAGCAAATGGAAGAACTGTTATTTGAAGTAAACGAAGGCTATCTGCACTGA
- a CDS encoding type I DNA topoisomerase yields MTKTAIFAARQNEPCPECGAELVIRSGRHGPFLGCSQYPECQYIRPLKAQADGHIVKVLEGQECPKCQAALVLRQGRYGMFIGCGRYPECDHTEVIDKPDETSIACPQCGQGKLLQRKSRYGKVFHSCDRYPECQFALNFKPVAGECAYCHYPLLMEKRAAKGPTLCCASKLCGKPVIIAE; encoded by the coding sequence ATGACAAAAACAGCGATTTTTGCTGCTAGGCAAAATGAACCCTGTCCAGAATGCGGGGCCGAATTGGTGATCCGTAGTGGTCGCCACGGCCCCTTTCTTGGCTGTTCCCAATATCCTGAATGCCAATATATCCGGCCATTGAAAGCGCAGGCAGATGGTCATATTGTCAAAGTTCTGGAGGGACAGGAGTGTCCGAAATGCCAGGCTGCGTTGGTGCTGCGTCAGGGGCGTTATGGGATGTTCATCGGCTGTGGGCGTTATCCTGAGTGCGATCATACCGAAGTGATCGATAAACCGGATGAAACCAGTATTGCTTGTCCGCAATGCGGGCAAGGTAAGTTATTACAGCGCAAGTCACGTTATGGCAAGGTGTTTCATTCCTGCGATCGTTATCCAGAATGCCAATTTGCCCTTAATTTTAAACCCGTCGCTGGTGAATGTGCTTATTGCCACTATCCATTATTGATGGAAAAGCGTGCGGCCAAAGGTCCAACGCTTTGTTGTGCCAGTAAACTGTGCGGAAAACCCGTCATAATCGCAGAATAA
- the tsaC gene encoding L-threonylcarbamoyladenylate synthase type 1 TsaC: MSSEQISAFTPIITALKNQQVVAYPTEAVFGLGCDPDSEQAVMALLDLKQRPWDKGLILIAADYSQLTPYIDDSVLGEQQRTVMFASWPGPVTWVVPAKPQTPRFLTGRFYSLAVRVSDHPLVQQLCRQFGKPLVSTSANLSGQEPCRTVAEVKLQFGESFPVLAGNVGGRLNPSEIRDALTGEQIRQG, translated from the coding sequence ATGAGCTCAGAACAAATTTCCGCATTCACACCTATTATTACCGCGCTGAAAAATCAACAGGTCGTTGCCTACCCGACAGAGGCCGTATTCGGTTTAGGCTGTGATCCTGATAGCGAACAGGCTGTCATGGCCTTACTGGATCTGAAACAGCGTCCATGGGATAAGGGCCTGATCCTGATCGCTGCCGATTATTCGCAGCTCACGCCTTATATTGATGACAGCGTTTTGGGTGAGCAGCAGCGTACCGTAATGTTTGCTAGTTGGCCTGGGCCGGTGACCTGGGTAGTCCCGGCAAAACCGCAAACGCCACGTTTCCTGACCGGCCGTTTCTACTCGCTGGCGGTTCGCGTCAGCGATCATCCACTGGTGCAACAGCTCTGCCGTCAGTTTGGTAAACCGCTGGTTTCAACCAGTGCCAATTTAAGCGGCCAAGAGCCCTGCCGTACTGTTGCAGAAGTGAAGCTGCAGTTTGGCGAATCTTTCCCGGTGCTGGCTGGTAACGTTGGCGGGCGCCTGAATCCTTCTGAAATCAGAGATGCTTTGACGGGTGAGCAAATCCGTCAGGGATAG
- the aroE gene encoding shikimate dehydrogenase, producing the protein MEKFAVFGNPIAHSKSPRIHALFAEQTEIDHPYGSVLAPLDGFEVALRQFITAGGKGANVTVPFKESAYAVSNELSDRAAIAGAVNTLKVLPDGRLLGDNTDGIGLLTDLKCQQLLQPGDRILLVGAGGAARGVILPLLSFGCEVVMTNRTFSRAQELVRLFQHLGEIASLPIEQLNQQRFDLVINATASGINGEIPALPANIVDETTRCYDMFYQQGGTPFLSWVKKQGGKHYADGLGMLVGQAAHAFLLWHGVMPEIEPVLLKLRKEMAV; encoded by the coding sequence ATGGAGAAGTTCGCGGTATTCGGTAATCCCATTGCTCACAGCAAATCTCCCCGTATTCATGCATTGTTTGCTGAACAAACCGAAATAGATCATCCCTACGGTTCCGTGCTGGCACCATTGGATGGATTTGAGGTAGCGCTCCGGCAATTTATTACAGCAGGGGGGAAGGGGGCCAATGTTACCGTTCCTTTTAAAGAGAGTGCGTATGCAGTATCAAACGAATTGAGTGATAGGGCGGCAATCGCGGGTGCGGTGAATACGCTCAAAGTATTACCGGATGGTCGTTTATTGGGTGATAACACGGATGGGATCGGCCTGTTAACCGATCTTAAATGCCAACAACTGCTCCAGCCTGGCGATCGTATTCTGCTGGTGGGGGCGGGTGGTGCTGCACGTGGAGTGATACTGCCATTACTCTCTTTTGGCTGTGAAGTGGTAATGACTAATCGTACTTTCAGCCGGGCACAAGAGCTGGTGAGGCTCTTTCAACATTTGGGAGAAATCGCGTCATTGCCGATAGAGCAACTCAACCAACAACGTTTTGATTTAGTGATCAACGCAACGGCTTCAGGGATCAATGGCGAAATACCTGCATTGCCAGCAAATATTGTGGATGAAACGACTCGTTGTTACGACATGTTTTATCAGCAAGGAGGCACACCATTCTTGAGCTGGGTGAAAAAACAAGGAGGGAAACATTATGCTGATGGTTTGGGGATGCTGGTAGGGCAGGCTGCGCACGCCTTCTTGTTATGGCACGGTGTTATGCCGGAAATAGAGCCTGTGTTGTTAAAATTGCGTAAAGAAATGGCGGTTTGA
- a CDS encoding gamma carbonic anhydrase family protein, with the protein MSDAVRSYLHYSPMIGLRAMIDPSSVVIGNVELADDVSIWPLVSIRGDVNAVRIGARSNIQDGSVLHVTHRSDDNPAGYPLLIGEDVTIGHKAMLHGCVIGNRVLVGMGSILLDGAVIEDDVMIGAGSLVPPGKRLESGYLYVGSPARQVRPLTLAEREGLVYSSSNYVRWKDEYLAKDI; encoded by the coding sequence ATGTCCGATGCAGTGCGTTCTTATCTTCATTACTCCCCTATGATTGGCCTCCGTGCCATGATCGATCCTTCCAGCGTCGTGATCGGTAATGTTGAACTGGCTGATGATGTCAGTATTTGGCCGCTGGTTTCCATCCGTGGAGATGTGAATGCCGTAAGGATCGGCGCACGCAGCAACATCCAGGATGGCAGTGTCTTGCATGTAACACATCGATCTGACGACAATCCAGCAGGTTATCCTTTATTAATTGGCGAAGATGTCACTATCGGACATAAAGCCATGCTGCACGGTTGTGTTATCGGTAACCGGGTTTTAGTGGGAATGGGGTCGATTCTGCTGGACGGGGCGGTAATAGAAGATGATGTGATGATCGGCGCTGGCAGTTTAGTGCCTCCTGGCAAGCGCCTGGAAAGTGGTTACCTGTATGTCGGCAGCCCAGCACGTCAGGTGAGACCATTAACGTTGGCTGAACGGGAAGGACTCGTCTATTCGTCCAGTAATTATGTACGTTGGAAAGACGAATACCTTGCCAAAGATATCTAA